Within the Senegalia massiliensis genome, the region CACCTTTTAAAGGATAATTTTCAGCTAAATCTTTTAATTCATTTAAATATTTCAAACTTTTTTCTTTATCGTTTTTGTAAAGTCCTTCATAAGCTATCATAATTCTTTTTTTACTTACCATGAATTTTGAAGCTTTTATATATTTTTGAAGACTTTTATCATATAATTCTTCTATTATTTCTTCGTTACAATCTCCTATAAGTTCCATAAATAACATTTCAGACTCCCATTCTAATCTATTTAAAGAGATTGTGTATTGAGTAAAAGACTCTGCAAATTTTAATACTTGTTTAGCTTTTTTAAAATCCATATTATCTAAAAAGTAGTTATATGTTATAAAAAATTTAGAAAAATTTAAAGAGTTTTTATAATTAACATCTTCTTTTAGTTTAAATTTTTCATAGGGCATATTTTTTAATCTTTTTCCTTCAGTTAAAAGTCCATTTATTTCAAGTTGAAGGTGAAAAGATTCTCTTGCATCCTTATCTTTAATCATTGACAATAAATTATATGCATCATTTCCTACTCCATTAATTTTCATAGGTATACCATTTGTTAAGGCACAAAGTATTCCACCAAGACTTATTAATATAAAGAAAACACTTAAGTAAGAAGAATATTGTTTTGCAATTAATATAACTAGTATGGATATAATTAAATTAAACATTACTCCACCTAAATTATATAATGTAAATGGATATTTTCCATTTATCATATTAGGAGGCATCATCAGACATTGCCCTGCTGTACCAGCAATACTAAATCTTTTAAACTTAAATTTTCCTTGAAATTTTATTATTGTAAAAGAAGCAACTCTAAAAGATACAAATTTATATCCTGAAATCAGTCCAAATACTAAATGTCCAGCTTCATGAATTATAATATGTATTAAATAACCTAGTATGAATATTAATAATAAAATATAGATATTAAAAATTTCAATATATGCTTTTTCATTATTGATGTATTTTTGGAAAAAGTCCTCTAAATAAGTATTTGAAAGAAACCCAAGTATAAATCCTAGACCAGCACATATTAATATGAAGAAAATAGATCCTAAATATTTGTTTTTTCTTTTATGATTTTTTACTACCTTATCCATTAAATCAAATCCCCTTTATATATTATAAAGATTATTATATCTTTTAAAGTAATATTTGGGAAGGATTTTAATTTATTACTTAATGTTTTATTAATTTTAAAAATACAAATATATTTACAATTAATACTATTATTATAGATATTATTACTGTTATAATAACTGAAGGATACACTCTATCAAATCCATTTTCAGATAAATGTTTAATGAGTATACCAATATATGCCCATATTATTACAGCTCCATATACATAGTCCTTATTTTTTATAATAGTTATAATTCCAATAATAGCTCCTATTATAATAATTGTAATAGCCCAGAAAATTTCTGAGAGTCCAAATCTATCCCAATTAATTTTCACAAGAAAAGCAGTTATATTTGCAATAGTTGCAACAGTAATCCAGCCAAAATAAATACTAAAGGGAATACTTATAAAGAATTTTTCTTTAGAGTTTAAATTAGTATTTTTAATTTTTGTAACTATAAAAATTAAACTAATGAGAATTATAGTCATAAGAATTACAGATAAGCTTAACACTTTATAATGCCAAGCAAATATCCATAACATATTAGCAATTGAAGATATGGAAAATAGTATTCCAATATTATTTAAAAGTTTTGCATGTTTGTCATTATTTCTAAATAATCCTGCTTGATAGAGTGTAAAAAGTGCAAGTAAAAAATATATTACTCCCCATATAGAAAATGTAATACTACTTGGAGTGAATAAATTTTCATATAAATTAGACACTTCACCTGTAGTAATTCCATTTATAGGAATAATATTTGCAAGTGCATTTACTGCTATCATAGCTATATATGTTATAATTACAAATGCTTTTATCCAAGATTTCATATAATTCACTTCCTATTCTTTTTATATTTATAAAATATTTACCCTTAAACTATATTTTCAAGTAAGGATATTTATGCATATAGAAGATTATTTAAGGAAATATAATTATATTCATATAAATTCACCCACTTGTGCAAAGTTAGTGAATTTATTTGGTATTTAGATGTTTTTATTAAAATGGTATTATTTATTTAAGGAGATTGCTATGAAAAAAAGAAATGAAAAAATACTTTATCAAATATTAAATAAAGAAGAAAACACTTTAGATTCTTTATTAGAATATTTTAATATCTCTAAAAGAACTTTATATTATTCTATAGGTGAAATAAATGATTTTATTAAAGAAATTGGAGAAATAAAAACTATAAATAGAAAAGTAATATTTATAGGAGATATTGAGAAACTAAAAAAGAAACTTGAATATTCTAATGAAATTTATTTTGATCCTAGTAAGAGAAGGACTGAATTACTTAATATTATATTTATTAATCCAAAAATTACTATTGAAGAAATGTCAGAAAAGTTTTTAGTAAGCAAAAATACTATTGTAAATGATATTTCTTTTATAAAAAAAATTTTAAAAAAGAGAAATATTATTCTTTATTATAAGGGAGA harbors:
- a CDS encoding tryptophan-rich sensory protein, whose protein sequence is MKSWIKAFVIITYIAMIAVNALANIIPINGITTGEVSNLYENLFTPSSITFSIWGVIYFLLALFTLYQAGLFRNNDKHAKLLNNIGILFSISSIANMLWIFAWHYKVLSLSVILMTIILISLIFIVTKIKNTNLNSKEKFFISIPFSIYFGWITVATIANITAFLVKINWDRFGLSEIFWAITIIIIGAIIGIITIIKNKDYVYGAVIIWAYIGILIKHLSENGFDRVYPSVIITVIISIIIVLIVNIFVFLKLIKH